One Borrelia hispanica CRI genomic window, AGTTGAGATAACCATATAGCAATAAATCTTGATGAGCAGTGTTTTGTAGCGTTAATACTAGTAAAGTTCGAATTTAGACTTTTAAGTTCAGCAAGAAGTACATTAGCATAGTTAGTTTCAGTTTGAATTAACTTAGCAATTTCTGTGTTTTTAAGAAAATTAGGTATCATATTTATATTCCTTATTTCTTAAGATGTAATATCAATGAATAGGTTGTCTGTAAGATTAAATATAAGTAATTCTTCAGGCTTAACATCTATATCTTGATTTTCTTTAAATTCTGAATCATTAAT contains:
- a CDS encoding DUF735 family protein; protein product: MIPNFLKNTEIAKLIQTETNYANVLLAELKSLNSNFTSINATKHCSSRFIAIWLSQL